A window of Strigops habroptila isolate Jane chromosome 5, bStrHab1.2.pri, whole genome shotgun sequence contains these coding sequences:
- the LOC115608163 gene encoding homeobox protein OTX1-like produces MELASLPPSPGPTGEARARPAAPSAGREGGRRKRTTFSKAQLELLVRAFEKEPYPGIALREQLSSLTDIPESRIQVWFQNRRARQLNHKKSEAAAYPKPASGKQKPSRCGGGCQERTRTAEGLGPDGSLLYPQPGLPGGNQSFAGQSAPYSGQLYSRLDTHFRSLDNTFGAPAQTPAHLGLDCMGKGVALGVGSVGSPPQVSFPVQQEQEYPYLKKSFPESYYSDADVFQYCIEDHQYLAAKENVYRRPILNYLNANQGLCNENYLYVKSNISPFGKGSTFNYVEGESKLELEQVRHSPPLVAANNTSPPLVLPKHEGGCQGTLSAPAPSYGQQLLETAVSDYDPHWLGMRNEILGTGLDLLFENEQNGGQGGPKSYLFSFGSQSSTCHLGHT; encoded by the exons ATGGAGCTCGCCAGCCTGCCCCCCAGCCCTGGACCGACCG GCGAGGCCCGGGCGCGTCCCGCCGCCCCCAGCGCGGGGCGGGAGGGCGGCCGGCGCAAGCGGACCACCTTCAGCAAGGCCCAGCTGGAGCTACTGGTTCGCGCCTTCGAGAAGGAGCCCTACCCCGGCATCGCGCTGCGGGAGCAGCTCTCCAGCCTCACCGACATCCCCGAGTCCAGGATCCAG GTGTGGTTCCAGAACAGGAGAGCCCGGCAGCTGAACCACAAGAAGAGTGAAGCCGCTGCCTACCCCAAGCCGGCCAGTGGCAAGCAAAAACCTTCCCGCTGCGGCGGCGGCTGCCAGGAGAGGACCCGGACAGCGGAGGGGCTTGGGCCAGACGGGAGCCTCCTGTATCCGCAGCCCGGCCTACCAGGAGGAAACCAGAGTTTCGCTGGTCAGTCTGCGCCCTACTCGGGGCAGCTGTACTCAAGGCTCGATACTCATTTCAGGAGCTTGGATAACACTTTCGGAGCGCCGGCTCAGACCCCAGCTCACTTGGGTTTGGACTGCATGGGAAAAGGGGTCGCACTCGGTGTGGGAAGTGTGGGGAGTCCCCCCCAGGTCTCCTTTCCTGTGCAGCAGGAACAGGAATATCCATACctgaagaaatctttccctGAAAGCTACTACTCAGATGCAGATGTTTTCCAGTATTGTATAGAAGATCATCAATACCTGGCAGCTAAAGAGAATGTGTATAGGAGGCCTATCTTAAACTACTTAAATGCTAATCAGGGCCTGTGCAATGAGAACTATTTGTATGTCAAGTCAAACATTTCTCCCTTTGGGAAGGGCTCCACTTTCAATTATGTTGAAGGGGAATCTAAGCTTGAGCTCGAGCAGGTGAGGCACAGTCCACCTCTGGTTGCAGCTAATAACACTAGTCCTCCTTTGGTACTTCCAAAACATGAAGGGGGGTGTCAAGGGACGCTTtctgctccagccccatcatatgggcagcagctgctggagacagCAGTGAGTGACTATGACCCTCATTGGCTGGGCATGAGAAATGAAATTTTGGGAACTGGGTTAGATTTGCTGTTTGAGAATGAGCAAAATGGGGGGCAAGGTGGGCCAAAaagttaccttttttcttttggtagcCAGAGTTCAACCTGTCATTTGGGTCACACATGA